One genomic region from Manis pentadactyla isolate mManPen7 chromosome 12, mManPen7.hap1, whole genome shotgun sequence encodes:
- the HTR1E gene encoding 5-hydroxytryptamine receptor 1E has translation MNTTNCTTEASAAVRPKTVTEKMLISVALVVITTLTVLLNLAVIMAICTTKKLHQPANYLICSLAVTDLLVAVLVMPLSIMYIVMDSWKLGYFICEVWLSVDMTCCTCSILHLCVIALDRYWAITNAIEYARKRTAKRAGLMILTVWAISIFISMPPLFWRSHRQLSPPPSQCTIQHDHVIYTIYSTLGAFYIPLTLILILYYRIYHAAKSLYQKRGSSRHLSSRSTDSQNSFASCKLTQTFCVSDFSTSDPTTEFEKIHTSIRIPSFDNDLDHPGERQQISSTRERKAARILGLILGAFILSWLPFFIKELIVGLSVYTVSSEVADFLTWLGYVNSLINPLLYTSFNEDFKLAFKKLIRCREHN, from the coding sequence ATGAACACCACTAACTGCACCACAGAAGCCAGTGCGGCCGTGAGACCCAAGACCGTCACTGAGAAGATGCTCATTTCCGTGGCTCTGGTGGTCATCACCACCCTGACCGTGTTGCTGAACTTGGCTGTGATCATGGCCATCTGCACCACCAAGAAGCTCCACCAGCCTGCCAATTACCTGATCTGCTCTCTGGCTGTGACGGACCTCCTGGTGGCAGTGCTGGTCATGCCCCTGAGCATCATGTACATTGTCATGGACAGCTGGAAGCTAGGGTACTTCATCTGCGAGGTGTGGCTGAGTGTGGACATGACCTGCTGCACCTGCTCCATCCTGCATCTCTGCGTGATTGCCTTGGACAGGTACTGGGCCATCACCAATGCCATTGAGTACGCCAGGAAGAGGACTGCCAAGAGAGCTGGACTGATGATCCTCACCGTCTGGGCCATCTCCATCTTCATCTCCATGCCCCCTCTGTTCTGGCGGAGTCACCGCCAGCTCAGCCCGCCCCCCAGTCAGTGCACCATTCAGCATGACCATGTCATCTACACCATTTACTCCACACTTGGGGCATTTTATATCCCCTTGACTTTGATACTGATTCTCTATTACCGGATTTACCATGCAGCCAAGAGCCTTTACCAGAAGAGAGGATCAAGCCGGCACCtaagcagcagaagcacagataGCCAAAATTCTTTTGCGAGTTGTAAACTTACACAGACTTTCTGCGTGTCTGACTTCTCAACCTCAGACCCTACCACAGAGTTTGAAAAGATCCACACCTCCATCAGGATCCCTTCCTTCGACAATGATCTAGATCACCCAGGAGAACGCCAGCAGATCTCTAGTACCAGGGAGCGCAAGGCGGCACGCATCCTGGGACTGATTTTGGGTGCATTCATTTTGTCATGGCTGCCATTTTTCATCAAAGAGTTGATTGTCGGTCTCAGTGTCTATACAGTGTCCTCTGAAGTGGCTGATTTTTTGACATGGCTCGGTTATGTTAATTCTCTTATCAACCCTCTGCTCTACACAAGTTTTAATGAGGACTTTAAGCTGGCTTTTAAAAAGCTCATTAGATGTCGAGAACATAATTAG